The following proteins come from a genomic window of Chitinivibrionales bacterium:
- a CDS encoding HEPN domain-containing protein: MKEKTRPWIEFAGRDLAAAEKLQADDTISSIVLYHRQQCIEKSIKALFEEHDLHVPRIHATLKLHSDIRQAVPSMPQFADNEDLEFIDNTYIDAGYPVGMGTLPVGLPSLKETSRGLVIARRFLIRSTLF; encoded by the coding sequence ATGAAGGAAAAGACCAGGCCATGGATTGAGTTTGCAGGCCGCGACCTGGCCGCGGCGGAAAAACTGCAGGCGGACGATACTATTTCCAGCATAGTCCTCTATCATCGTCAGCAGTGCATCGAGAAAAGCATCAAGGCGCTTTTCGAGGAGCATGATCTGCATGTTCCCAGGATTCATGCGACGCTGAAGCTTCACTCGGACATACGGCAAGCGGTCCCATCAATGCCGCAGTTTGCCGACAACGAGGACCTTGAGTTTATTGACAATACATACATCGACGCCGGATATCCGGTCGGCATGGGCACGCTTCCGGTCGGTCTTCCCTCGTTAAAAGAAACCTCCAGGGGCCTTGTCATCGCGCGAAGGTTTTTGATTCGGTCAACTCTTTTTTAA
- a CDS encoding nucleotidyltransferase domain-containing protein has translation MPPADVKNEIMAAFRGSKEVLRAILFGSYARGIQTEESDVDLIVVLKKRGISGSYSEMLDNRMRISNMLLALREKVPVDVLVYTRDEWDSVTKTQNDFIREVQQTGVVLI, from the coding sequence ATGCCGCCCGCAGATGTAAAAAATGAAATTATGGCCGCATTCCGCGGCAGCAAGGAGGTCCTGCGTGCCATTCTTTTCGGCTCCTATGCAAGGGGTATACAAACCGAGGAGAGTGATGTCGACCTTATCGTGGTGTTGAAAAAGAGAGGAATTTCGGGTTCATATTCGGAAATGCTGGACAACCGGATGAGGATATCGAACATGCTTCTTGCGCTGCGGGAAAAGGTCCCTGTTGACGTTCTCGTGTATACGCGGGACGAATGGGACTCTGTTACGAAAACCCAAAACGATTTCATAAGGGAAGTCCAGCAAACCGGTGTCGTGCTCATATGA
- a CDS encoding AglZ/HisF2 family acetamidino modification protein, producing MIKTRVIPSLLIKNGGLVKTVRFNKATYVGDPINAIKIFNDKEVDELAVIDIEASLLKKPPNFNLLDQVSKEAFMPLAYGGGINNLEYVRKILSLGFEKVIIDSYALSNPEFITKAADICGSQSVVVCIDMKRDLIGHLQVFDYIHKKPKRIAAHEYAVQVQQRGAGEIILYSVDRDGTYEGYDVKGIKDITSRLTIPVVALGGAGKIEDFSKAVKDGGASAVAAGSLFVFHGPHRAVLITYPEKKDIEHLIP from the coding sequence ATGATAAAAACCAGGGTTATCCCCTCGCTTTTGATAAAAAACGGTGGCCTTGTAAAGACGGTACGATTTAACAAGGCAACCTATGTCGGCGATCCGATCAATGCAATCAAGATATTTAACGACAAAGAAGTGGATGAACTGGCAGTTATTGATATTGAAGCATCTCTGCTTAAAAAACCTCCAAATTTTAATCTGCTTGACCAAGTTAGTAAAGAAGCATTTATGCCTCTTGCCTATGGAGGAGGCATAAACAATCTCGAATATGTCCGGAAAATATTAAGTCTGGGGTTTGAGAAAGTCATTATTGATTCCTATGCTCTGAGCAATCCTGAATTTATTACCAAGGCTGCAGACATTTGCGGATCACAGAGTGTTGTGGTATGTATTGACATGAAGAGAGACCTCATTGGTCACCTTCAAGTATTTGATTATATTCACAAGAAGCCTAAACGCATTGCCGCACATGAATACGCCGTGCAGGTGCAGCAGCGTGGCGCCGGCGAAATCATCTTGTATTCTGTAGACCGTGATGGAACTTATGAAGGATATGATGTTAAGGGAATAAAGGACATTACCAGTAGGCTAACCATTCCAGTCGTCGCATTGGGCGGGGCGGGAAAGATAGAGGATTTTTCAAAAGCAGTTAAAGATGGCGGTGCATCTGCGGTTGCGGCTGGGAGTCTTTTTGTATTTCACGGGCCCCACCGGGCGGTTCTTATCACCTACCCTGAAAAGAAAGATATTGAACACCTAATCCCATAG
- the hisH gene encoding imidazole glycerol phosphate synthase subunit HisH: MIVVIDYGMGNTGSLHNMVRKAGGASEISSDLSTITRATKLILPGVGSFDNGMKKLKETGIADVLNKRVCEDKIPILCICLGIQLITLCSEEGTLPGFGWIKAETIRFKFSSELNLRIPHMGWNTVVQKKASPLLLGLQEESRFYFVHSYHVNCANKEDVLTTTTYGIEFVSSIQHENIFATQFHPEKSHKFGLNLIKNFVEL, from the coding sequence ATGATCGTTGTTATCGACTATGGTATGGGAAACACCGGCTCGCTTCATAACATGGTAAGAAAAGCAGGAGGTGCTTCGGAAATATCCTCCGATCTTTCAACAATAACTCGGGCAACAAAATTGATACTTCCCGGCGTTGGATCGTTTGATAATGGCATGAAAAAGCTGAAGGAAACTGGAATAGCCGATGTGCTCAATAAACGAGTATGCGAGGATAAAATACCGATTTTATGCATCTGTCTCGGGATACAATTGATTACCCTGTGTAGTGAAGAGGGAACCTTGCCCGGGTTCGGTTGGATAAAAGCTGAAACAATTCGATTCAAGTTTTCATCGGAACTCAATTTGAGAATACCCCATATGGGGTGGAATACCGTTGTTCAAAAAAAGGCGTCCCCGTTGTTGTTGGGCTTGCAGGAGGAATCCCGCTTTTATTTTGTTCATTCTTACCATGTAAATTGTGCGAACAAAGAGGATGTTCTTACAACGACCACGTACGGCATTGAATTTGTTTCTTCGATTCAGCATGAAAACATTTTCGCCACGCAATTTCATCCTGAAAAAAGCCATAAATTCGGGTTGAATCTAATCAAAAACTTTGTGGAACTTTAA
- a CDS encoding N-acetyl sugar amidotransferase: MNRPYLICNRCIMDTTDPDIQFDESGICNHCKVAFAQLNSKPYCLAPSEKQKCLEQLVAKIKQSGRNKKYDCIIGLSGGVDSSYVAYKVKESGLRPLAVHLDNGWDSELSVKNIENICKKLDIDLFTHVINWEEFKDLQLSFLKASTPDSEIPSDHAIVSILCQLADKKNVRYILAGVNIASESILPRAWSQGHSDWKYIKSVHHIFGTVPLKTFPHRSRTKQHYYSLVKKIEWISFLDYLEYDKEKAKKYLMEKIGFRDYGQKHHESNYTKIYQSYILPTKFGYDKRKAHLSSLICAGQITRDKALEIIKEPLYSAKALEEDIHYLINKFGISREEFEQIMTLPPKTYMDYPHYHDTWFESLGRRIIRFLRRNEKSTS, translated from the coding sequence TTGAATCGGCCATATCTCATATGTAATCGTTGTATCATGGACACCACCGACCCTGACATCCAATTTGATGAATCCGGTATTTGCAATCATTGCAAGGTCGCTTTTGCTCAATTGAATTCAAAGCCCTATTGTCTGGCGCCTTCTGAAAAACAAAAATGTCTGGAGCAGCTTGTCGCAAAAATTAAACAAAGCGGAAGAAACAAGAAATATGATTGTATCATCGGCCTTAGCGGCGGTGTTGATAGCAGCTATGTTGCTTACAAAGTAAAGGAGTCGGGGCTACGGCCCTTGGCGGTGCATCTTGATAACGGATGGGACTCGGAACTGTCGGTAAAAAATATAGAAAACATCTGCAAGAAACTGGACATTGATCTTTTCACCCATGTCATCAACTGGGAGGAATTCAAGGACCTGCAGCTCAGTTTTTTAAAGGCCTCCACTCCCGATTCGGAAATACCTTCCGATCATGCAATTGTATCTATTCTATGTCAATTAGCAGACAAAAAGAACGTCCGGTATATACTCGCTGGTGTCAACATTGCATCTGAATCGATTCTTCCTCGGGCTTGGTCGCAAGGGCATTCCGACTGGAAATACATTAAAAGCGTACATCATATCTTTGGGACCGTGCCGTTAAAAACGTTTCCTCATCGAAGCAGAACCAAACAACACTATTACAGTCTCGTCAAAAAGATCGAATGGATAAGCTTCTTGGATTATCTCGAATATGACAAGGAAAAAGCAAAAAAATATCTAATGGAAAAAATTGGGTTTAGGGATTACGGCCAGAAGCATCACGAATCGAACTATACAAAAATTTATCAATCATACATTTTACCGACTAAATTCGGATATGATAAAAGAAAAGCCCATCTTTCCAGTCTGATTTGCGCGGGCCAGATAACACGTGATAAGGCTCTTGAAATTATAAAAGAACCTCTGTATTCCGCAAAAGCCCTTGAAGAGGATATTCATTATCTTATCAATAAATTCGGAATATCGCGGGAAGAATTCGAACAAATTATGACATTGCCTCCTAAAACCTATATGGACTATCCGCATTATCACGATACATGGTTTGAATCGCTGGGGCGCAGGATAATTCGGTTTCTGCGCAGAAATGAAAAGAGTACTTCATGA
- a CDS encoding glycosyltransferase, with the protein MYSETNSNSKLPGVSIGMPVYNDEKYISHALDSLLAQSFEDFELIISDNASTDRTGEICKAYAAKDSRIRYIRQSANVGPQANFMYLLSHATGEFFMWAASDDLWDSKFISTLFDALKRNEQATSAFCPFLYIDEDNKAIGHTQSFDYSGKSAFLRIAKFCYYYNDAFIYGLHRRELIKNIKIPIWWWINSKIPMNCAYPVLVFFLACGGYVQVGESPLWFNRIHLKGKPRHSADGSKTVLVSYLSFQLRKINLFYESVRYAHLGTRSVFITLSVATILLCRLVYDYLMQTKAIFSIQLRRLGIRSKTNTFNKNSLG; encoded by the coding sequence ATGTATTCGGAAACAAACAGTAATTCAAAGTTGCCCGGTGTTAGTATTGGCATGCCGGTGTACAACGATGAGAAATATATTTCACATGCCCTGGATTCTCTTTTAGCCCAATCGTTTGAAGATTTCGAACTTATCATTTCCGACAACGCCTCAACCGATAGAACGGGGGAGATCTGCAAGGCGTACGCAGCGAAGGACAGCCGAATTCGGTATATTAGACAATCTGCAAATGTCGGCCCGCAAGCTAACTTTATGTATCTCCTGAGTCATGCGACAGGAGAATTCTTTATGTGGGCAGCTTCAGACGACCTGTGGGATAGCAAATTTATTAGCACATTGTTTGATGCTTTAAAACGCAACGAGCAAGCCACAAGCGCATTTTGTCCCTTTCTTTATATCGATGAAGATAACAAGGCAATCGGACATACTCAAAGTTTCGATTATTCAGGCAAGAGCGCCTTTTTGCGAATAGCAAAATTCTGTTACTACTATAACGATGCGTTTATTTACGGGCTGCACCGCAGAGAATTAATAAAAAACATTAAGATACCGATTTGGTGGTGGATAAACTCAAAGATCCCAATGAATTGTGCCTATCCTGTGCTGGTATTTTTCCTTGCGTGTGGAGGGTATGTTCAAGTAGGTGAATCGCCTTTATGGTTCAACAGAATTCATCTTAAAGGAAAGCCTCGTCATAGCGCCGATGGTTCTAAAACGGTTCTGGTAAGTTACCTTTCATTCCAATTACGAAAGATAAATCTATTTTATGAATCGGTAAGGTATGCTCACCTGGGAACGCGTTCTGTTTTTATTACGTTATCAGTTGCGACAATACTGCTTTGCAGATTAGTATATGATTACCTTATGCAAACCAAAGCGATATTTTCAATTCAATTAAGGCGCCTTGGAATTAGATCAAAAACTAATACATTTAATAAAAACAGTTTGGGGTAG
- a CDS encoding oligosaccharide flippase family protein, with amino-acid sequence MLKYNVLANFFGKGWSLLIGLIFVPFYISFLGIEAYGLIGFFSTIQATVSLLDFGLSATMNREMARFSVHPDRSDESRDLARTLEIVYWCVGIIIGIGIYFAASWLSTNWVNAKNVSIQVVQQSIVLMGITISLQWPIGLYSGGLSGLERQVSLNMFTASLGTFRSVGAILVLWIISPTLTAFFYWQIFVSILQVIFITIMFWKYMPQGTRLVRFDVRLLRRVWRFTAGMSATAFVTFLISQIDKVILSKILPLNMFGYYTLANQINIATRMSGSSIFNAFLPRFSALVAKGDEKALRTLYHQGCQLVSAVVLPVSAIIALFSYKLIFMWTQNETIALMTYPIASILVMGSVFNSLMGIPYDMTVAHGWVKLGFYQNLLSAIVLVPAIFFLATHFGGIGAAWAWVTLNFGCMLISAPIIHNRILKGELRQWYLVDIGFPFLVSFAVSGLCWWFMPRNLRAWPELFIIGAALTLTLTACVVSLPYIRQRVLGFINLQKRLEYVFGNKQ; translated from the coding sequence ATGTTGAAGTATAACGTCCTTGCAAACTTCTTCGGCAAGGGGTGGTCACTCCTGATCGGTTTGATTTTTGTTCCTTTCTATATCTCATTTCTCGGCATAGAGGCATATGGTTTAATCGGCTTTTTTTCAACAATTCAAGCGACTGTTTCTCTTCTTGACTTTGGGCTGAGCGCAACCATGAATCGCGAGATGGCACGCTTTTCAGTGCATCCGGATCGTTCCGATGAATCGCGGGACTTGGCTCGAACGCTCGAGATTGTGTATTGGTGTGTTGGCATCATTATCGGGATTGGGATATATTTTGCCGCCTCCTGGTTGTCAACAAATTGGGTTAATGCTAAAAATGTCTCAATCCAGGTGGTACAGCAGTCAATTGTGCTCATGGGAATCACAATCTCACTGCAGTGGCCTATTGGTTTGTACTCGGGGGGACTGTCGGGCCTTGAGCGTCAAGTATCTCTTAATATGTTTACGGCGTCATTAGGCACATTTCGCAGCGTTGGCGCTATACTGGTTCTTTGGATCATCTCTCCTACGCTTACCGCGTTTTTTTATTGGCAGATATTTGTTAGCATTTTGCAGGTTATTTTTATTACTATTATGTTTTGGAAATACATGCCACAAGGAACACGTTTAGTCCGTTTTGATGTCCGGTTGCTCAGAAGGGTCTGGCGCTTCACAGCAGGAATGAGCGCGACCGCATTCGTCACATTTCTCATTTCACAAATTGACAAAGTGATCTTGAGCAAAATACTTCCGTTGAATATGTTCGGCTATTATACTCTCGCTAATCAAATCAACATTGCCACAAGGATGTCTGGCTCTTCAATATTTAACGCTTTCTTGCCGCGTTTCTCGGCCCTCGTGGCGAAGGGGGACGAAAAAGCACTGCGCACACTCTATCATCAAGGGTGTCAGCTTGTATCAGCGGTTGTCTTACCTGTATCTGCAATAATCGCATTGTTTTCGTACAAATTGATATTCATGTGGACACAAAACGAAACAATAGCCCTTATGACATACCCTATTGCAAGCATATTGGTCATGGGCTCGGTTTTCAACAGCTTGATGGGCATACCCTATGACATGACTGTTGCTCATGGATGGGTGAAACTCGGGTTCTATCAGAATTTATTATCTGCTATCGTTTTGGTTCCGGCCATTTTTTTCCTGGCTACCCATTTTGGTGGCATCGGTGCAGCGTGGGCCTGGGTAACCCTAAATTTTGGTTGTATGCTGATCTCGGCTCCAATTATTCACAACCGGATATTAAAGGGAGAATTACGGCAGTGGTATCTTGTAGATATCGGCTTTCCTTTCTTGGTCTCATTTGCTGTTTCTGGATTGTGCTGGTGGTTTATGCCCCGTAACTTACGCGCATGGCCGGAGCTTTTTATAATCGGTGCGGCATTAACTCTTACACTAACGGCATGTGTGGTTTCATTACCGTATATCAGGCAACGGGTATTGGGCTTCATAAATCTACAAAAGAGACTTGAGTATGTATTCGGAAACAAACAGTAA